Proteins encoded by one window of Haematobia irritans isolate KBUSLIRL chromosome 2, ASM5000362v1, whole genome shotgun sequence:
- the LOC142224757 gene encoding uncharacterized protein LOC142224757 has protein sequence MQSIRIPRSYLQCFQNYDNVDVQLHTFVDASREGYAAVCYFRMVRDSTTICSLIGSKTKVAPLKITSVPRLELMAALIGARFADFITKNHTIKISHRFFWSDSKTVLSWINSDHRKYHQFVAFRITEILDLSSINEWHWITSKQNVADDATRWNKIPNISQSNRWFKGPDFLYQPEESWPKLDNFTHATQEEMVCHLMKISENKLNFDVYRFSNWKRLLRSTAYVVRFIENCKQPKKEKESHNKTDYLTLSPQILSYESRNSSERNSANIFNRTIYKSVTRDCQACRIHKAIPRTPEMAKLPRARLASYMAPFTFSGVDFFGPIWVTVNRHKEKRYGCLFTCLTVRAIHIEVAHSLYTDSCILAIRNFISRRGIPREFYSDNGTNFIGAERELRQSLAEVDKDAFVRAFTSATCKWNFNPPAAPHMGGAWERLVRSIKTVLYRIMPTRSPSDELLRSMFIEIENVVNSRPLVYVPLDEDSSEALTSNHFLLGSSSGMKPLISCDDAGITLKQNWRISQQYANIFWRKWVLEYLPTLTCRTKWHEKQKPLQQGDLVIVVDPSLPRNVWVRGKVLETRWTSKECKDPDEYRDHGETNIQTGDFKCVAREEVWRLEKCVPY, from the exons ATGCAAAGTATTAGAATTCCCCGTAGTTATTTGCAGTGTTTTCAAAACTATGACAATGTGGACGTACAGCTGCACACATTTGTAGATGCTAGTAGAGAGGGATATGCGGCGGTGTGCTATTTTAGGATGGTGAGAGATAGCACAACAATTTGCTCCCTTATTGGGTCTAAAACAAAGGTAGCACCTTTGAAAATAACATCAGTGCCACGGCTAGAACTTATGGCCGCACTTATTGGTGCCCGCTTTGCGGACTTCATAACGAAAAATCATACAATAAAGATTAGCCACAGATTCTTTTGGTCGGATTCCAAAACAGTACTTAGTTGGATTAATTCTGATCATAGAAAGTACCATCAATTCGTGGCATTCCGAATAACAGAGATTTTAGATTTATCATCAATAAATGAGTGGCACTGGATTACCAGCAAGCAAAATGTGGCTGATGATGCCACCCGGTGGAACAAAATTCCTAACATATCCCAGTCAAACAGATGGTTTAAAGGTCCAGACTTTTTGTACCAACCCGAAGAAAGCTGGCCTAAACTTGATAATTTCACTCACGCGACTCAAGAGGAAATGGTGTGTCATTTAATGAAGATTTcagaaaataaactaaatttcgACGTTTATAGATTCTCAAACTGGAAGAGATTATTACGATCGACGGCATATGTGGttcgttttattgaaaattgcaaACAACCTAAGAAAGAAAAAG AGTCACATAACAAAACTGATTATCTTACACTTTCACCACAAATACTTTCATATGAATCACGAAACAGCAGTGAACGAAATTCGGCAAATATATTCAATCGGACTATCTACAAATCTGTAACAAGGGATTGTCAGGCATGCCGAATACATAAAGCTATTCCCCGCACCCCTGAAATGGCGAAACTTCCTCGCGCTCGCCTCGCATCGTACATGGCCCCATTTACATTTAGTGGTGTAGATTTCTTTGGTCCCATATGGGTCACTGTTAATCGACATAAAGAGAAGCGATATGGGTGCTTATTTACATGTCTAACAGTGAGAGCTATTCATATAGAAGTGGCCCACTCTTTGTACACAGATTCGTGTATTCttgctatacgaaattttatatctcgtcGTGGAATACCTCGTGAATTTTATAGTGACAATGGCACGAATTTCATCGGAGCCGAGAGAGAGCTTCGTCAATCGTTGGCCGAAGTGGACAAAGATGCTTTTGTCAGGGCATTTACGTCAGCTACCTGTAAATGGAATTTCAATCCACCAGCAGCTCCCCATATGGGAGGAGCATGGGAACGTCTTGTGCGCTCAATAAAGACAGTACTTTATAGAATTATGCCAACCCGGTCACCTAGTGATGAACTTTTGCGCAGCATgttcattgaaattgaaaacgTAGTCAATTCTAGACCGCTTGTATATGTTCCCTTGGATGAAGACTCAAGTGAAGCCCTCACATCGAACCATTTTCTTCTCGGTAGTTCAAGCGGCATGAAACCACTGATATCATGCGATGATGCGGGAATCACCCTCAAACAGAATTGGCGTATATCTCAGCAGTATGCTAatattttttggagaaaatGGGTCTTGGAATATTTGCCTACGCTGACATGTAGGACAAAGTGGCATGAAAAGCAAAAACCTTTACAACAGGGGGATCTGGTCATTGTTGTTGATCCCTCACTGCCTCGAAATGTGTGGGTCCGAGGCAAAGTCTTGGAAACGCGATGGACAAGTAAGGAGTGCAAAGATCCAGACGAGTACCGGGATCATGGAGAGACCAACATCCAAACTGGCGATTTTAAATGTGTCGCCAGAGAAGAAGTATGgcgattagagaaatgcgtgccATACTGA